One genomic window of Streptomyces sp. WP-1 includes the following:
- a CDS encoding mechanosensitive ion channel family protein produces the protein METVLRPVIVVGASVFLTVLIGWATDVLLRKADERHPETPLWDRLRRARVPYQLVLCAALLRGSYDQAELLEEHRVGVGRTLTLVLIGAAAWLAIRIASAVVETTYSRYARAHHDAARVRRVRTQVTLIMRVVAAIIGVVAVASMLLTFPAMRAAGASLLASAGVLGIVAGVAAQSTLSNLFAGLQIAFGDMVRIGDTVVVDGEWGTVEEITLTFLTVRTWDERRITMPVSYFTSKPFENWSRGTPQMTGIVFWQLDHSAPLEAMREKLRDILRQCPAWDGRASNLVVTDSTANTMEVRALVTAKDADDIWTVRVAVREQMITWLSAEHPYALPRVNTSDAVLPPYRVPSPDRHSLRKAYEFPRTGRS, from the coding sequence ATGGAGACCGTACTGCGCCCTGTGATCGTGGTCGGCGCGTCCGTGTTCCTGACCGTCCTCATCGGCTGGGCCACCGACGTACTGCTGCGCAAGGCGGACGAACGCCACCCCGAGACCCCCCTGTGGGACCGGCTGCGGCGGGCCCGCGTCCCGTACCAGCTGGTCCTGTGCGCCGCCCTGCTCAGAGGCTCCTACGACCAGGCGGAGCTGCTGGAGGAGCACCGGGTCGGGGTCGGCCGGACCCTGACCCTGGTGCTGATCGGGGCCGCGGCCTGGCTGGCGATCCGGATCGCGAGCGCCGTGGTCGAGACCACGTACAGCCGCTACGCGCGCGCCCACCACGACGCGGCGCGGGTACGGCGGGTGCGCACCCAGGTCACGCTGATCATGCGCGTGGTCGCGGCGATCATCGGCGTGGTCGCGGTGGCCTCGATGCTGCTGACCTTCCCGGCGATGCGCGCCGCGGGCGCCTCCCTGCTGGCCTCGGCCGGTGTGCTCGGCATCGTGGCCGGTGTCGCCGCGCAGTCCACGCTGTCGAACCTGTTCGCCGGGCTCCAGATCGCCTTCGGCGACATGGTCCGCATCGGCGACACCGTGGTCGTGGACGGCGAGTGGGGCACGGTCGAGGAGATCACCCTGACCTTTCTGACGGTACGGACCTGGGACGAGCGCCGGATCACCATGCCGGTGTCGTACTTCACCTCCAAGCCGTTCGAGAACTGGTCGCGGGGCACCCCGCAGATGACCGGGATCGTGTTCTGGCAGCTCGACCACAGCGCGCCCCTGGAGGCGATGCGCGAGAAGCTGCGCGACATCCTGCGCCAGTGCCCGGCCTGGGACGGCCGCGCCTCCAATCTGGTGGTCACCGACTCCACCGCCAACACCATGGAGGTGCGCGCGCTGGTGACCGCGAAGGACGCCGACGACATATGGACGGTGCGGGTCGCGGTCCGCGAGCAGATGATCACCTGGCTGTCCGCCGAGCATCCCTACGCGCTGCCCCGGGTCAACACCTCGGACGCGGTGCTGCCGCCCTACCGGGTCCCCTCCCCGGACCGGCACTCGCTGCGCAAGGCGTACGAGTTCCCGCGCACCGGACGGAGCTGA
- a CDS encoding dienelactone hydrolase family protein — protein MNIMLFHSTYGLRPAVRDAADRLRAAGHEVWTPDLFEGRTFDTVEEGMEFSDGIGKDELLKRAVLAAAPYSERGLVYAGFSLGASVAQTLALGDDKARGLLLLHGTSDIAPNASVDELPVQLHVAEPDPFETDDWLSAWYLQMGRAGADVEVYRYAGAGHLYTDPGLPDHDAEAAEATWRVALGFLDGLQTPQTGS, from the coding sequence ATGAACATCATGCTCTTTCACTCGACCTACGGGCTCAGGCCCGCGGTGCGCGATGCCGCCGACCGGTTGCGCGCGGCCGGCCACGAGGTGTGGACGCCGGACCTCTTCGAGGGGCGGACGTTCGACACCGTCGAGGAGGGCATGGAGTTCAGCGACGGCATCGGCAAGGACGAGCTGCTGAAGCGGGCCGTGCTGGCGGCGGCGCCGTACTCGGAGCGTGGACTGGTCTACGCCGGGTTCTCGCTCGGCGCCTCCGTGGCGCAGACCCTCGCCCTCGGCGACGACAAGGCGCGCGGACTGCTGCTTCTGCACGGCACCTCGGACATCGCGCCGAACGCGTCCGTGGACGAGCTGCCGGTGCAGCTGCACGTGGCCGAGCCGGACCCGTTCGAGACGGACGACTGGCTCAGCGCCTGGTACCTCCAGATGGGCCGGGCGGGCGCCGACGTGGAGGTCTACCGGTACGCCGGGGCCGGGCACCTGTACACCGACCCCGGCCTGCCGGACCACGACGCGGAGGCCGCCGAGGCGACCTGGCGCGTGGCGCTCGGTTTCCTCGACGGCCTCCAGACCCCTCAGACCGGGTCGTAG
- a CDS encoding alkaline phosphatase has product MTSRNRSLPASQGLNSLSPRRRTVVKAAAATAVLAGPLAAALPARASAQAPAFLHGVASGDPLPDGILLWTRVTPTPDATPGSGVGPDTVVSWVVATDKALTQVVSKGSTTATAASDHTVKADIRGLQPATDYWFRFSSGGADSPVARTRTAPAATADVSGLRFGVVTCANWEAGYFSSYRHLAARSDLDAWLHLGDYIYEYKSGEYAARGKVIRQHAPANEIITLADYRVRHGKYKTDADLQALHLKAPVIAIWDDHEFADNAWSGGAVNHTEGAEGTWTARKAAAKQAYFEWMPVRPAIEGTTYRRLRFGKLADLSLLDLRSFRSQQVSGTSGAVDDASRTITGRAQLDWLKAGLKASDTKWRLVGNSVMIAPFVIGSLTADLLKPLAQLLDLPQGGIGVNTDQWDGYTHDRRELLDHLTSNNIGNTVFLTGDIHMSWANDVPVDAGTYPLSESAATEFVITSMTSDNLDDIVKVPEGVVSAVAAPLIEAANRHVHWVDTDRHGFGVLDITADRAQMDYYVLSDRTDRNATATWERSYRTRTGTQKIERTYDPV; this is encoded by the coding sequence GTGACCAGTCGAAACAGATCACTTCCGGCCTCCCAGGGCCTCAACTCGCTTTCTCCTCGCCGCCGTACGGTCGTCAAGGCCGCGGCGGCGACCGCTGTGCTGGCCGGGCCGCTCGCCGCCGCCCTTCCGGCCCGCGCCTCCGCTCAGGCCCCCGCCTTCCTGCACGGGGTGGCCTCCGGTGATCCGCTGCCCGACGGCATCCTGCTGTGGACCCGTGTCACCCCGACCCCGGACGCCACCCCCGGCTCCGGTGTCGGCCCGGACACCGTGGTGAGCTGGGTCGTCGCCACCGACAAGGCGCTCACCCAGGTCGTCAGCAAGGGCTCCACCACCGCGACGGCCGCCTCGGACCACACGGTGAAGGCCGACATCCGCGGCCTCCAGCCGGCCACGGACTACTGGTTCCGCTTCTCCTCCGGCGGCGCCGACTCGCCCGTCGCGCGCACCCGCACCGCCCCGGCCGCCACCGCGGACGTCTCCGGGCTCCGCTTCGGCGTGGTCACCTGCGCCAACTGGGAGGCCGGCTACTTCTCCTCGTACCGCCATCTCGCGGCGCGCAGCGACCTCGACGCCTGGCTGCACCTCGGCGACTACATCTACGAGTACAAGTCCGGCGAGTACGCGGCCCGCGGCAAGGTGATCCGGCAGCACGCCCCCGCCAACGAGATCATCACGCTCGCCGACTACCGCGTCCGGCACGGCAAGTACAAGACCGACGCCGACCTCCAGGCCCTGCACCTGAAGGCGCCGGTCATCGCGATCTGGGACGACCACGAGTTCGCCGACAACGCGTGGTCGGGCGGCGCGGTCAACCACACCGAGGGCGCCGAGGGCACCTGGACCGCCCGCAAGGCCGCCGCCAAGCAGGCCTACTTCGAGTGGATGCCGGTGCGCCCGGCCATCGAGGGCACCACCTACCGGCGGCTGCGCTTCGGCAAGCTCGCCGACCTGTCCCTGCTGGACCTGCGCTCCTTCCGCTCCCAGCAGGTGTCCGGCACCAGCGGCGCGGTGGACGACGCGAGCCGCACCATCACCGGCCGGGCCCAGCTCGACTGGCTGAAGGCGGGCCTGAAGGCGTCCGACACCAAGTGGCGCCTGGTCGGCAACTCGGTGATGATCGCGCCGTTCGTCATCGGCTCCCTCACCGCCGACCTGCTCAAGCCGCTCGCCCAGCTGCTCGACCTGCCGCAGGGCGGCATAGGCGTCAACACCGACCAGTGGGACGGCTACACCCACGACCGCCGGGAGCTCCTCGACCACCTGACGTCGAACAACATCGGCAACACCGTCTTCCTGACCGGCGACATCCACATGTCCTGGGCCAACGACGTGCCGGTGGACGCGGGCACCTATCCGCTGTCGGAGTCGGCCGCCACCGAGTTCGTCATCACCTCGATGACCTCCGACAACCTCGACGACATCGTCAAGGTCCCCGAGGGCGTGGTCTCCGCGGTCGCCGCGCCGCTCATCGAGGCCGCCAACCGGCACGTCCACTGGGTGGACACCGACCGGCACGGCTTCGGTGTGCTCGACATCACCGCCGACCGCGCCCAGATGGACTACTACGTCCTCTCGGACCGCACCGACCGGAACGCCACCGCCACGTGGGAGCGCTCGTACCGCACCCGCACCGGCACGCAGAAGATCGAGCGCACCTACGACCCGGTCTGA
- a CDS encoding thioredoxin domain-containing protein, whose product MSKRNSQASKNAARERLRVERERQAKRDKARRQAFVAGGIVVVLAAAGGIGYAVVQANKPSYWEGLKDAKVVAPAHTEGAKGTTVVIGKAGAKKTLKMYEDPRCPVCAQFEQTVGPTLHKDIDDGKFKYQYVGATFLDAHDNGVGSKNALSALGAALNVSPQAFLDYKSALYSTKWHPDENDDKFKDDSYLIKIADTVPALKGNATFQNAVKKGTYDAWAVNMSKQFDDNKDGVTGTPAFVMDGKQLNGGNMITSVDEFNKVIDAAVKG is encoded by the coding sequence ATGAGCAAGCGGAACAGCCAGGCGTCGAAGAACGCGGCCCGGGAGCGGCTGCGCGTGGAGCGCGAGCGCCAGGCCAAGCGCGACAAGGCCAGGCGCCAGGCGTTCGTGGCCGGCGGCATCGTGGTCGTCCTGGCCGCCGCGGGCGGCATCGGCTACGCCGTCGTCCAGGCCAACAAGCCCAGCTACTGGGAGGGGCTGAAGGACGCGAAGGTCGTCGCCCCGGCCCACACCGAGGGCGCCAAGGGCACCACGGTCGTCATCGGCAAGGCCGGCGCCAAGAAGACCCTCAAGATGTACGAGGACCCGCGCTGCCCGGTGTGCGCCCAGTTCGAGCAGACGGTCGGCCCGACGCTGCACAAGGACATCGACGACGGCAAGTTCAAGTACCAGTACGTCGGCGCCACGTTCCTGGACGCGCACGACAACGGTGTGGGCTCCAAGAACGCGCTGAGCGCGCTCGGCGCCGCGCTGAACGTCAGCCCCCAGGCGTTCCTGGACTACAAGTCCGCGCTGTACTCCACGAAGTGGCACCCGGACGAGAACGACGACAAGTTCAAGGACGACAGCTACCTCATCAAGATCGCCGACACCGTTCCGGCGCTGAAGGGCAACGCCACCTTCCAGAACGCCGTCAAGAAGGGCACCTACGACGCCTGGGCGGTGAACATGTCGAAGCAGTTCGACGACAACAAGGACGGCGTGACGGGCACCCCGGCCTTCGTCATGGACGGCAAGCAGCTCAACGGCGGCAACATGATCACGTCGGTGGACGAGTTCAACAAGGTCATCGACGCCGCCGTCAAGGGCTGA
- a CDS encoding DUF2252 domain-containing protein yields the protein MSVPQLSDEQRGEEILAVFDTAFGRLLAADPAAFRVKFRKMAASAFAFYRGTACLFYHDIDAERRGGPYLDDRTSRVWIHGDLHAENFGTYMDSYGRLVFNVNDFDEAYVGPFTWDLKRFAASIALLGYAKALSDEQITELVTVYADAYRERIHALATGAKSDEVPPFTLDTAEGPLLGALRAARSLTRFELLDSMTEIRDFERRFASGPGTVELDAADRYKILAAFDGYLETLPDSSLARPDSYRVKDVVGRRGVGIGSAGLPSYNILLEGHSDALENDVVIYIKQAQTPAVSRHITDPAIAGYFQHEGHRTVISQRALQAHADPWLGWTELDGAGQLVAEVSPYAVDLDWSDLDDPEEIALVVADLGRATATMHAAADDTSGESLVPFSTERAIDAAIAAREEGFAPLLVDFAHTYGARARADHHIFVELFRNGRIPGL from the coding sequence ATGTCGGTCCCCCAGCTCAGCGACGAGCAGCGCGGCGAGGAGATCCTCGCCGTGTTCGACACCGCCTTCGGCAGGCTCCTGGCCGCCGACCCGGCCGCGTTCCGGGTGAAGTTCCGGAAGATGGCGGCCTCGGCCTTCGCCTTCTACCGGGGCACGGCGTGCCTCTTCTACCACGACATCGACGCCGAGCGCCGGGGCGGCCCCTACCTGGACGACCGCACCTCGCGGGTGTGGATCCACGGCGACCTGCACGCGGAGAACTTCGGCACGTACATGGACTCGTACGGCCGCCTGGTGTTCAACGTCAACGACTTCGACGAGGCGTACGTCGGCCCCTTCACCTGGGACCTGAAGCGCTTCGCGGCCTCCATCGCGCTCCTCGGGTACGCCAAGGCGCTGAGCGACGAGCAGATCACCGAGCTGGTGACGGTCTACGCGGACGCGTACCGGGAGCGGATCCACGCCCTGGCCACCGGCGCCAAGAGCGACGAGGTGCCGCCGTTCACCCTGGACACCGCCGAGGGCCCGCTGCTCGGCGCACTGCGGGCGGCCCGCTCGCTCACCCGGTTCGAGCTGCTGGACTCGATGACCGAGATCCGTGACTTCGAACGCCGGTTCGCATCGGGTCCCGGCACCGTGGAGCTGGACGCGGCCGACCGCTACAAGATCCTCGCGGCCTTCGACGGCTATCTGGAGACGCTGCCGGACTCCTCCCTGGCCCGCCCGGACTCCTACCGGGTCAAGGACGTCGTGGGCCGCCGGGGCGTCGGCATCGGCTCGGCCGGGCTGCCGTCGTACAACATCCTCCTGGAGGGCCACAGCGACGCCCTGGAGAACGATGTGGTGATCTACATCAAGCAGGCGCAGACCCCGGCCGTCTCCCGGCACATCACCGACCCGGCCATCGCCGGGTACTTCCAGCACGAGGGACACCGCACGGTGATCTCCCAGCGCGCCCTGCAGGCGCACGCCGACCCGTGGCTGGGCTGGACCGAGCTGGACGGCGCGGGCCAGCTGGTCGCCGAGGTCTCGCCGTACGCGGTCGACCTGGACTGGAGCGACCTCGACGACCCGGAGGAGATCGCGCTGGTCGTGGCCGACCTGGGCCGGGCCACGGCGACCATGCACGCGGCGGCGGACGACACCTCCGGCGAGTCCCTGGTGCCCTTCTCCACCGAGCGGGCCATCGACGCGGCGATCGCGGCCCGCGAGGAGGGCTTCGCGCCCCTGCTGGTGGACTTCGCGCACACCTACGGCGCTCGGGCCCGCGCGGACCACCACATCTTCGTGGAGCTGTTCCGCAACGGCCGGATCCCGGGGCTGTAG
- the dnaE gene encoding DNA polymerase III subunit alpha: protein MSKPPFTHLHVHTQYSLLDGAARLKDMFNACNEMGMTHIAMSDHGNLHGAYDFFHTAQKSGVTPIIGIEAYVAPESRRNKRKIQWGQPHQKRDDVSGSGGYTHKTMWAVNRTGLHNLFRLSSDAYAEGWLQKWPRMDKETISQWSEGIVASTGCPSGELQTRLRLGQFDEALKAAGEYQDIFGKDKYFLELMDHGIDIEHRVRDGLLEIGKKLGIPPLVTNDSHYTYAHEATAHDALLCIQTGKNLSDPDRFKFDGTGYYLKSTDEMYAIDSSDAWQEGCANTLLVAEMVDTTGMFEKRDLMPKFDIPEGYTEVTWFKEEVRRGMERRFPGGIPEDRQKQADYEMDVIISMGFPGYFLVVADFIMWAKNNGIAVGPGRGSAAGSIVAYAMGITDLDPIPHGLIFERFLNPERISMPDVDIDFDERRRVEVIRYVTEKYGADKVAMIGTYGTIKAKNAIKDSARVLGYPYAMGDRITKAMPADVLGKGIPLSGITDPQHPRYSEAGEVRGMYENEPDVKKVIDTARGVEGLVRQMGVHAAGVIMSSETITDHVPVWVRHTDGVTITQWDYPSCESLGLLKMDFLGLRNLTIMDDAVKMVKANKGLDIDLLSLPLDDPKTFELLQRGDTLGVFQFDGGPMRSLLRLMKPDNFEDISAVSALYRPGPMGMNSHTNYALRKNGQQEITPIHPELEEPLKEVLDVTYGLIVYQEQVQKAAQIIAGYSLGEADILRRVMGKKKPEELAKNFTIFQGGARKNGYSDEAIQALWDVLVPFAGYAFNKAHSAAYGLVSYWTAYLKANHPAEYMAGLLTSVKDDKDKSAVYLNECRRMGIRVLPPNVNESESNFAAQGDDVILFGLSAVRNVGTNVVESIIKCRKAKGKYASFPDYLDKVEAVVCNKRTTESLIKAGAFDTMGHTRKGLTAQYEPMIDNVVAVKRKEAEGQFDLFGGMGDDSADEPGFGLDVQFTEDEWDKTYLLAQEREMLGLYVSDHPLFGLEHVLSDKADAGISQLTGGEHADGAVVTIGGIISGLQRKMTKQGNAWAIATVEDLAGSIECMFFPATYQLVSTQLVEDAVVFVKGRLDKREDVPRLVAMELMVPDLSNAGANAPVVLTIPATRVTPPMVSRLGEILSHHKGDSEVRIKLQGPRKTTVLRLDRHRVKPDPALFGDLKVLLGPSCLAG from the coding sequence GTGTCAAAGCCGCCGTTCACGCACCTGCACGTCCACACCCAGTACTCGCTGCTGGACGGTGCCGCGCGGCTGAAGGACATGTTCAATGCCTGCAATGAAATGGGCATGACGCACATCGCCATGTCCGACCACGGCAACCTCCACGGGGCGTACGACTTCTTCCACACCGCCCAGAAGTCCGGGGTCACCCCGATCATCGGGATCGAGGCCTACGTCGCCCCCGAGTCCCGGCGCAACAAGCGCAAGATCCAGTGGGGCCAGCCGCACCAGAAGCGCGACGACGTCTCCGGTTCCGGTGGCTACACCCACAAGACGATGTGGGCGGTGAACCGGACCGGTCTGCACAACCTCTTCCGGCTGTCCTCCGACGCGTACGCCGAGGGCTGGCTGCAGAAGTGGCCCCGGATGGACAAGGAGACCATCTCCCAGTGGTCCGAGGGCATCGTCGCCTCCACCGGCTGCCCCTCCGGCGAGCTCCAGACCCGGCTGCGCCTCGGCCAGTTCGACGAGGCCCTCAAGGCCGCCGGCGAGTACCAGGACATCTTCGGCAAGGACAAGTACTTCCTGGAGCTGATGGACCACGGCATCGACATCGAGCACCGGGTCCGTGACGGCCTCCTGGAGATCGGCAAGAAGCTCGGCATCCCCCCGCTGGTCACCAACGACTCGCACTACACGTACGCCCATGAGGCGACCGCCCATGACGCGCTGCTGTGCATCCAGACCGGCAAGAACCTCTCCGACCCGGACCGCTTCAAGTTCGACGGCACCGGCTACTACCTGAAGTCCACGGACGAGATGTACGCCATCGACTCCTCGGACGCCTGGCAGGAGGGCTGCGCCAACACGCTCCTGGTGGCCGAGATGGTCGACACCACCGGCATGTTCGAGAAGCGCGACCTGATGCCGAAGTTCGACATCCCCGAGGGCTACACCGAGGTCACCTGGTTCAAGGAGGAGGTCCGCCGGGGCATGGAGCGCCGCTTCCCCGGCGGCATCCCCGAGGACCGCCAGAAGCAGGCCGACTACGAGATGGACGTCATCATCTCGATGGGCTTCCCCGGCTACTTCCTCGTGGTCGCCGACTTCATCATGTGGGCCAAGAACAACGGCATCGCGGTCGGCCCCGGCCGAGGCTCCGCGGCCGGTTCGATCGTCGCCTACGCCATGGGCATCACCGACCTCGACCCGATCCCGCACGGCCTGATCTTCGAGCGGTTCCTCAACCCCGAGCGCATCTCGATGCCCGATGTCGACATCGACTTCGACGAGCGCCGGCGCGTCGAGGTGATCCGGTACGTGACGGAGAAGTACGGCGCCGACAAGGTCGCCATGATCGGCACCTACGGCACCATCAAGGCCAAGAACGCGATCAAGGACTCGGCGCGCGTGCTGGGCTACCCGTACGCGATGGGCGACCGCATCACCAAGGCCATGCCCGCCGACGTCCTCGGCAAGGGCATCCCGCTGTCCGGCATCACCGACCCGCAGCACCCCCGCTACTCGGAGGCGGGCGAGGTCCGGGGGATGTACGAGAACGAACCGGATGTGAAGAAGGTCATCGACACCGCGCGCGGCGTGGAGGGCCTGGTCCGGCAGATGGGTGTGCACGCGGCCGGCGTGATCATGTCCAGCGAGACCATCACCGACCACGTCCCGGTCTGGGTGCGGCACACCGACGGCGTGACCATCACACAGTGGGACTACCCGAGCTGCGAGTCGCTCGGCCTGCTGAAGATGGACTTCCTGGGCCTGCGCAACCTCACGATCATGGACGACGCGGTCAAGATGGTGAAGGCCAACAAGGGCCTCGACATCGACCTGCTGTCCCTGCCGCTGGACGACCCCAAGACCTTCGAACTGCTCCAGCGCGGCGACACCCTCGGCGTCTTCCAGTTCGACGGCGGCCCCATGCGCTCGCTGCTGCGCCTGATGAAGCCCGACAACTTCGAAGACATCTCCGCCGTGTCGGCCCTGTACCGGCCGGGCCCGATGGGCATGAACTCCCACACGAACTACGCCCTGCGCAAGAACGGGCAGCAGGAGATCACGCCGATCCACCCGGAGCTGGAGGAGCCGCTCAAGGAGGTCCTGGACGTCACCTACGGCCTGATCGTCTACCAGGAGCAGGTGCAGAAGGCCGCGCAGATCATCGCCGGTTACTCGCTCGGCGAGGCCGACATCCTGCGCCGTGTGATGGGCAAGAAGAAGCCCGAGGAACTGGCGAAGAACTTCACCATCTTCCAGGGCGGCGCCCGCAAGAACGGCTACAGCGACGAGGCCATCCAGGCGCTGTGGGACGTGCTGGTCCCCTTCGCCGGCTACGCGTTCAACAAGGCGCACTCGGCCGCGTACGGCCTGGTGTCGTACTGGACCGCCTACCTCAAGGCCAACCACCCCGCCGAGTACATGGCCGGTCTGCTGACCTCCGTCAAGGACGACAAGGACAAGTCGGCGGTCTACCTCAACGAGTGCCGCCGCATGGGCATCCGGGTGCTCCCGCCGAACGTCAACGAGTCGGAGTCCAACTTCGCCGCCCAGGGCGACGACGTGATCCTCTTCGGCCTCTCCGCGGTGCGCAACGTCGGCACCAACGTGGTCGAGTCGATCATCAAGTGCCGCAAGGCCAAGGGGAAGTACGCCTCCTTCCCCGACTACCTCGACAAGGTCGAGGCGGTCGTCTGCAACAAGCGCACCACCGAGTCGCTGATCAAGGCCGGCGCGTTCGACACCATGGGGCACACCCGCAAGGGCCTCACCGCGCAGTACGAGCCGATGATCGACAACGTGGTCGCGGTCAAGCGCAAGGAGGCCGAGGGCCAGTTCGACCTCTTCGGCGGCATGGGCGACGACAGCGCGGACGAGCCCGGCTTCGGTCTCGACGTGCAGTTCACCGAGGACGAGTGGGACAAGACCTATCTGCTCGCCCAGGAGCGGGAGATGCTCGGTCTGTACGTCTCCGACCACCCGCTGTTCGGCCTCGAACACGTGCTGTCCGACAAGGCCGACGCGGGCATCTCCCAGCTCACCGGCGGCGAGCACGCGGACGGCGCGGTGGTCACCATCGGCGGCATCATCTCGGGCCTCCAGCGCAAGATGACCAAGCAGGGCAACGCCTGGGCGATCGCCACCGTCGAGGACCTCGCGGGCTCCATCGAGTGCATGTTCTTCCCGGCCACCTACCAGCTGGTGTCGACCCAACTGGTCGAGGACGCCGTGGTGTTCGTCAAGGGCCGCCTCGACAAGCGCGAGGACGTGCCCCGGCTGGTCGCCATGGAACTGATGGTCCCGGACCTGTCCAACGCGGGCGCCAACGCGCCGGTGGTCCTCACCATCCCGGCGACCCGGGTCACCCCGCCCATGGTCAGCCGCCTCGGCGAGATCCTCAGCCACCACAAGGGCGACAGCGAGGTGCGGATCAAGCTCCAGGGGCCGCGCAAGACCACGGTGCTGCGCCTGGACCGGCACCGGGTCAAGCCCGACCCGGCGCTCTTCGGCGACCTGAAGGTGCTGCTCGGTCCGTCCTGCCTCGCGGGCTGA
- a CDS encoding NYN domain-containing protein, with the protein MDRCIVLVDAGYLLGAAASLLAGEPSRSRITVDHTALIQALRDRAESDTERPLLRIYWFDGAPDRVPQPEHRRLRVMPRVTVRLGALTRSDGRWAQKGVDAAMHAELTELARNRACSDVVLVTGDGDLLPGMMAAKEHGVAVHLWAVQAADGDYNQSEDLVAEADERRVLDRAWITQAVRVKELTGVCAPPPVPRPEIAAILSAPLPESALSAATERAAEQEPHPPSGATGNGSQERVPAPKGVPTPKDLAALRAPGTVQPAPQPTTATLRWSSDKGWVDRPGAVAEPAEAAAMPTLAQLTTAEQRWADREEDITTVGGDPYEVGQVFARRWMSRLGDQSHLQRLSQMYPRIPHRIDGELLRYAARFGLLAHKDDQIDEHDRYAIRAGFWREFDIPAAAEHASAGE; encoded by the coding sequence GTGGACCGCTGCATCGTCCTGGTGGACGCCGGGTATCTGTTGGGCGCGGCCGCCAGCCTCCTCGCGGGCGAGCCCTCGCGGTCCCGGATCACCGTCGACCACACCGCACTGATCCAGGCCCTGCGCGACCGCGCCGAGTCCGACACCGAGCGGCCCCTGCTGCGCATCTACTGGTTCGACGGCGCCCCCGACCGGGTTCCCCAGCCCGAGCACCGCCGGCTGCGCGTGATGCCCCGGGTCACCGTCCGCCTCGGCGCCCTCACCCGCAGCGACGGACGCTGGGCGCAGAAGGGCGTGGACGCCGCCATGCACGCCGAGCTGACCGAGCTGGCCCGTAACCGCGCCTGCTCCGACGTCGTCCTCGTCACCGGCGACGGCGATCTGCTGCCGGGCATGATGGCGGCCAAGGAGCACGGCGTGGCCGTACACCTGTGGGCCGTCCAGGCCGCCGACGGGGACTACAACCAGTCCGAGGACCTGGTCGCCGAGGCCGACGAGCGGCGCGTGCTGGACCGGGCCTGGATCACCCAGGCCGTCCGCGTCAAGGAGCTGACCGGGGTGTGCGCTCCGCCGCCGGTGCCCCGCCCCGAGATCGCCGCGATCCTCTCCGCCCCGCTGCCCGAGTCCGCGCTCTCCGCGGCCACCGAGCGCGCCGCCGAGCAGGAGCCGCACCCGCCGTCCGGCGCCACCGGGAACGGCAGCCAGGAGCGGGTGCCCGCGCCCAAGGGCGTCCCCACCCCCAAGGACCTCGCCGCGCTGCGCGCCCCCGGCACCGTCCAGCCCGCCCCGCAGCCCACCACCGCGACCCTGCGCTGGTCCTCCGACAAGGGCTGGGTGGACCGGCCCGGCGCGGTGGCCGAACCCGCCGAGGCCGCCGCCATGCCGACCCTCGCCCAGCTCACCACGGCCGAGCAGCGCTGGGCGGACCGCGAGGAGGACATCACCACCGTCGGCGGCGATCCGTACGAGGTGGGGCAGGTCTTCGCCCGCCGCTGGATGTCCCGGCTCGGTGACCAGAGCCATCTCCAGCGGCTCTCCCAGATGTACCCGCGCATCCCGCACCGCATCGACGGGGAGCTGCTGCGCTACGCCGCGCGCTTCGGGCTGCTCGCGCACAAGGACGACCAGATCGACGAGCACGACCGCTACGCCATCCGGGCTGGCTTCTGGCGGGAGTTCGACATCCCGGCCGCCGCGGAGCACGCGAGCGCGGGGGAGTGA